The following coding sequences are from one Acidobacteriota bacterium window:
- a CDS encoding acyl-CoA dehydrogenase, whose translation MKIEFTEEQELLKEMVHEFVEKEMRPNVKEFEEKGLFPEEIFKKLAGLGIMGMSVPSEYGGSNLDLVSSCIVYEEISRVCPSTSITLSVHNCAFCYPIAKFGSEAQKRRYLVPAGRGDFIGAFSLTEPGAGSDAQGIQTKAERKGNLYILNGTKNWITSSSIAGAFIVMAKTSPIAGSKSISAFIIDKDSPGLKLAKIEDKMGIRSSKTGELFLEDCIVPESNLLGEEGIGLKIAFTALDASRIGVAAQAVGIAQSAMEEAIKYSKERKAFGKSISEFQAIQFMISEMATQIEAARLLTYRAAYLKDQGKQYTKEASMAKLYASEIANRVVYNALQIHGAYGYSKEYLIEKLFRDARVTTIYEGTSEIQRIVIARRLLQ comes from the coding sequence ATGAAAATTGAATTTACCGAAGAACAGGAGCTTTTAAAAGAGATGGTACACGAATTTGTGGAAAAAGAGATGAGGCCAAATGTTAAAGAGTTTGAGGAGAAAGGGCTGTTTCCTGAAGAAATATTTAAAAAATTAGCAGGTCTCGGCATCATGGGAATGTCAGTTCCATCTGAATATGGAGGAAGTAATTTAGACCTTGTTTCTTCATGTATTGTTTACGAGGAAATATCGAGGGTATGTCCTTCAACTTCCATTACTTTGTCAGTTCACAATTGTGCCTTTTGTTATCCAATAGCTAAATTTGGGAGTGAAGCCCAGAAAAGAAGATATTTAGTACCAGCTGGAAGAGGAGATTTTATTGGAGCTTTTTCTCTTACTGAACCTGGTGCCGGCTCTGATGCTCAGGGTATTCAAACAAAGGCGGAGAGAAAAGGAAATTTATACATTCTAAACGGAACAAAGAACTGGATAACATCAAGTTCTATAGCAGGAGCATTCATTGTAATGGCTAAAACATCTCCAATCGCTGGCTCAAAATCCATTAGCGCTTTTATAATTGATAAAGATTCGCCTGGTCTTAAATTAGCTAAAATTGAAGATAAGATGGGCATCAGGTCTTCCAAGACCGGAGAATTATTTCTTGAAGATTGCATTGTCCCTGAATCAAACCTTTTAGGAGAAGAGGGAATAGGATTAAAAATTGCCTTTACTGCCCTTGATGCCTCAAGAATAGGGGTTGCTGCCCAGGCAGTAGGAATAGCCCAGAGTGCCATGGAGGAGGCAATCAAATACTCAAAAGAGAGAAAAGCATTCGGTAAATCAATTTCAGAGTTCCAGGCTATACAGTTTATGATTTCAGAAATGGCAACTCAAATAGAAGCTGCAAGACTTTTAACTTACAGAGCAGCTTATCTAAAAGATCAAGGAAAGCAGTACACAAAAGAAGCCTCTATGGCAAAACTCTACGCTTCTGAAATTGCAAATAGGGTGGTCTATAATGCTCTTCAGATTCATGGAGCCTATGGATATTCAAAGGAATATTTGATAGAAAAACTTTTCAGAGATGCGAGAGTAACCACAATATATGAAGGAACCTCTGAAATTCAGAGAATCGTAATTGCAAGAAGACTGCTTCAATAA
- a CDS encoding ATP-binding protein, whose protein sequence is MKKKLFLTLKFKISIIVLLTLIISIGILNYYDLKYRSILEDSVSKENISILSSSIENVLTAPMVEGKIELVQKIITNISIKNEIVNFKIVSDVGKIVSSSVKEEIGKKVEMEIKEAIGEILKSNKKEPYFKKEKTSFFYVKSITNNHRCYSCHNPEKKINGFLYIKFNFNRIKKITEEDTERMVLISLVILILTFLFLRIAFKKYINNPIVSILKYMREIEKGNFKVRANFRGNDEISQLGEKFNHMAERVEEIYAEKERIHSEEMRYAEHLASLGELGAGLAHEIKNPLTGIKGALETIIEENPKKENLRDILNAVLSQIDRINEVIKEFLIYAKPKQPQLVMSNMCRIVKNAIKIVEFYYFNKKIEFNSLCPVNLPNQYLDEDQVQQVLVNLLMNSIESIENEGKISLILNVLNKKGIEIKIIDNGRGIPKENMPLVFKPFFTTKPRGTGLGLSVCKRIIENHKGRISIESEEGQGTIVSIFFPFIKNLEI, encoded by the coding sequence ATGAAGAAAAAATTGTTTTTAACCTTGAAATTTAAAATTTCTATTATTGTATTGTTGACTTTAATAATAAGCATTGGGATTTTGAATTACTATGACCTTAAATACCGTTCTATTTTGGAAGATTCTGTGTCAAAGGAGAACATAAGTATTTTAAGTTCATCCATTGAAAATGTTCTTACAGCTCCTATGGTAGAAGGGAAAATAGAGCTGGTTCAAAAGATCATAACGAACATATCTATAAAAAATGAAATTGTAAATTTTAAGATCGTTTCTGATGTAGGAAAAATAGTGTCCTCTTCTGTAAAGGAAGAAATTGGGAAGAAAGTCGAAATGGAAATTAAAGAAGCTATTGGTGAGATTTTAAAAAGCAACAAAAAAGAACCATATTTTAAAAAAGAAAAAACAAGCTTTTTCTATGTTAAGTCAATAACGAATAATCATAGATGTTACTCCTGCCATAATCCTGAAAAGAAAATTAACGGATTTTTATACATAAAATTTAACTTTAATAGAATTAAAAAAATAACAGAAGAAGACACAGAAAGAATGGTATTGATTTCATTAGTTATCTTAATTTTGACATTTTTATTTTTAAGGATAGCCTTCAAAAAATACATAAATAATCCAATTGTCTCAATTTTAAAGTATATGAGAGAAATCGAAAAGGGGAATTTCAAAGTTAGAGCCAATTTCAGAGGAAATGATGAAATTTCTCAGTTGGGAGAGAAGTTCAACCATATGGCAGAAAGGGTTGAAGAGATTTATGCCGAAAAAGAAAGAATTCACAGTGAAGAGATGAGATATGCAGAACATCTTGCATCCCTTGGAGAACTCGGAGCAGGATTGGCTCATGAGATAAAAAACCCCCTTACAGGTATAAAAGGAGCTCTTGAGACTATAATTGAGGAGAACCCTAAGAAAGAGAATTTAAGGGATATACTTAATGCAGTTCTTTCTCAAATTGACAGGATAAATGAAGTTATCAAGGAGTTCTTGATTTACGCTAAACCAAAGCAGCCTCAGCTTGTTATGTCAAACATGTGCAGAATAGTTAAAAATGCTATAAAAATAGTTGAGTTTTATTATTTCAACAAAAAGATTGAATTCAATTCTCTGTGTCCTGTTAACCTTCCAAATCAATACCTTGATGAAGATCAAGTTCAACAGGTACTGGTAAATCTGTTAATGAATAGCATTGAATCAATAGAGAATGAGGGGAAGATATCCTTAATTCTGAATGTATTAAATAAAAAAGGTATTGAAATAAAGATTATTGATAATGGAAGAGGAATTCCAAAAGAGAATATGCCGTTAGTTTTCAAGCCTTTTTTTACAACAAAACCAAGAGGTACAGGTCTTGGACTTTCTGTATGTAAGAGAATTATTGAGAACCATAAAGGTCGAATAAGTATTGAGAGTGAAGAAGGTCAAGGCACAATTGTTTCAATTTTTTTTCCTTTTATTAAAAATTTGGAAATATAA
- a CDS encoding sigma-54 dependent transcriptional regulator, giving the protein MKKARILIVDDEYLIRWNLKKKLEKWGYIPFEASTGKSAIEETQRINPNLVILDLILPDLKGTDVLKEIKKINPNISVIVITAYGTIEDAVFSIKEGAFDFITKPINYEVLENLVKNSLEAHFLKEEIIFYKEKEKEEALTDKIVGDSFRIKEALDLALKVARSEASTVLLLGESGTGKELFAKFIHYNSKRSYGPFIPINCSTLPENLLESELFGYEKGAFTDAKAQKKGLFEVADGGTIFLDEIGDMKPALQVKLLRVLEDNYFRRIGGIHEIYVDVRVIAASNHELEKDVEKGDFRKDLFYRLNLFPIKLPPLRERKEDILPLANHFINILNQKLKKNIKSIETNAKKILLEYDWPGNVRELKNAVERAMILEDDSILHSENLPIKIKEKNELNPDILFEIPECGASLENIEKSLIIKALQKSKGNQKKAAELLSIGRDAIRYKIKKYKINVKDFKSSHITH; this is encoded by the coding sequence ATGAAGAAAGCCCGGATTCTGATAGTAGATGATGAATATTTAATAAGGTGGAATCTGAAAAAGAAATTAGAAAAATGGGGATATATCCCATTCGAAGCATCAACAGGAAAAAGTGCTATTGAAGAAACTCAGAGAATAAATCCTAATTTAGTCATTCTTGACTTAATTCTTCCTGATTTGAAAGGGACAGATGTTTTGAAAGAAATTAAAAAAATAAATCCGAACATTTCTGTTATTGTTATAACAGCATACGGAACGATTGAAGATGCAGTTTTTTCAATCAAAGAAGGAGCTTTTGATTTTATAACAAAACCAATAAATTATGAGGTTTTAGAAAATCTTGTTAAAAATTCCCTTGAAGCTCACTTTCTTAAAGAAGAAATAATTTTTTATAAGGAGAAAGAGAAAGAAGAAGCATTGACTGACAAAATTGTTGGCGACTCTTTCAGGATAAAAGAAGCATTAGATCTCGCATTGAAAGTAGCCAGAAGTGAAGCATCTACAGTATTACTTTTAGGAGAAAGTGGAACGGGCAAAGAATTATTTGCAAAATTTATTCATTATAATTCGAAAAGAAGCTATGGCCCTTTTATCCCTATAAATTGTTCAACTTTGCCTGAAAATCTTCTGGAAAGTGAATTATTTGGCTATGAAAAAGGTGCTTTTACTGATGCCAAAGCTCAAAAGAAAGGATTGTTTGAAGTGGCTGACGGAGGAACAATTTTTCTTGATGAGATAGGAGATATGAAGCCAGCTCTTCAGGTAAAATTATTGAGAGTTCTTGAAGATAATTATTTTAGAAGAATAGGGGGAATTCATGAAATATATGTTGATGTGAGGGTAATAGCAGCTTCCAATCATGAATTGGAGAAAGATGTAGAAAAAGGGGATTTCAGGAAAGATTTATTTTATCGATTGAATCTATTTCCCATTAAATTACCTCCTCTCAGGGAAAGAAAAGAAGATATTCTTCCCCTTGCAAATCATTTTATAAATATATTGAATCAAAAACTTAAAAAGAATATAAAATCAATAGAAACAAACGCTAAAAAGATACTTTTGGAGTATGACTGGCCAGGAAATGTAAGAGAATTAAAAAATGCTGTTGAAAGAGCCATGATTCTGGAAGATGATTCTATTCTCCATTCTGAGAATTTACCCATTAAGATTAAAGAAAAGAATGAATTAAATCCTGATATTCTATTTGAAATCCCTGAATGTGGTGCATCTCTTGAAAATATTGAAAAGAGTTTAATAATCAAGGCCTTACAGAAAAGTAAAGGGAATCAGAAAAAAGCAGCTGAATTGTTGAGTATTGGTAGAGATGCTATCAGGTATAAAATAAAAAAGTATAAAATAAATGTAAAAGATTTTAAAAGTAGTCATATAACCCATTAG
- a CDS encoding cytochrome c family protein, translating to MKTSIIFLFIIFIFVFLGYSFPNSETEATYLGIAKCKPCHIQIYNSWVKTPHAKAYKSLKDKAKVNNFLKSHNVSSLIPEEAPKSPDCVRCHTTGFELNGGFNLSKSNDNLINITCESCHGPGSSHYSAKRDEKAKFIVGKPDEKVCLTCHTKEMSPGFIYDEYVKKGVHEIVKR from the coding sequence ATGAAAACTTCAATTATATTTTTATTTATTATTTTCATCTTTGTTTTTCTGGGTTATTCATTCCCAAACAGTGAAACAGAAGCAACTTATTTAGGTATTGCAAAATGCAAACCCTGTCATATTCAAATTTATAATTCATGGGTCAAAACTCCTCATGCAAAAGCTTATAAATCTCTAAAAGATAAAGCAAAAGTAAACAATTTTTTAAAGAGTCATAATGTAAGCAGCTTAATTCCGGAAGAAGCTCCTAAATCTCCTGATTGTGTTAGGTGTCATACGACAGGGTTTGAGTTAAATGGAGGGTTTAATTTGTCAAAGTCAAATGATAATTTAATTAATATTACATGTGAAAGCTGCCACGGCCCTGGTTCATCTCATTACTCGGCAAAAAGAGACGAAAAAGCTAAATTTATAGTTGGAAAACCGGATGAGAAGGTATGTTTGACGTGCCATACAAAAGAAATGTCACCAGGTTTTATTTACGATGAATATGTGAAAAAAGGAGTTCATGAAATAGTTAAAAGATAA
- the ispG gene encoding flavodoxin-dependent (E)-4-hydroxy-3-methylbut-2-enyl-diphosphate synthase, with product MITRRKTRKIYVGSVPIGGDAPISVQSMTKTDTRNVKETLSQIFRLKEAGCEIVRVSVPDKESVRALKEIKKESPLPVIADIHFNHRLALESIENGADCLRINPGNIGDKEKLKTIIKSAKNKEISIRIGINSGSLEKHILKKYGATTAEAMVESALNNIKFFEDMDFRDIKISIKASDVERTVKAYRLLGEKVDYPFHVGITEAGTYFSGTIKSSIGIGILLYEGIGDTIRVSLTSNPEEEVKVAWEILKSLGLRKRGVEIVSCPTCSRLEVNLIPIVSEIERRLANLDYPLHLAIMGCVVNGPGEASEAEIGLACGKGVGLIYRKGEIQKKVKEDEMIDELIKTINIYLKEKTIDFKIL from the coding sequence ATGATAACCAGAAGAAAAACAAGAAAAATCTATGTGGGAAGTGTTCCCATTGGAGGAGATGCTCCAATATCTGTTCAATCGATGACAAAAACTGATACAAGGAATGTCAAAGAGACTCTTTCGCAGATATTCAGGTTGAAAGAAGCCGGATGCGAAATAGTAAGGGTTTCTGTACCGGATAAAGAATCAGTTAGAGCGTTAAAGGAAATAAAAAAAGAATCGCCTCTTCCTGTAATAGCAGATATACATTTTAATCATAGATTGGCGCTTGAATCTATTGAGAATGGGGCTGATTGCCTCAGAATAAATCCAGGAAACATAGGAGATAAAGAAAAGCTAAAAACCATAATAAAGTCAGCAAAAAATAAAGAGATTTCAATCAGAATTGGAATTAATTCAGGTTCTCTGGAAAAACACATTCTGAAGAAATATGGTGCTACAACCGCAGAAGCAATGGTTGAAAGCGCTTTGAATAACATTAAATTTTTTGAGGACATGGATTTTCGAGATATAAAAATTTCAATAAAAGCATCAGATGTTGAAAGAACAGTTAAGGCATACAGGCTACTTGGAGAAAAAGTTGATTATCCCTTTCATGTAGGAATCACTGAAGCTGGAACTTATTTTTCTGGCACGATAAAATCCTCTATTGGGATCGGAATTCTTCTCTATGAAGGAATCGGAGACACCATAAGAGTATCGTTAACATCCAACCCAGAAGAAGAAGTAAAAGTTGCCTGGGAAATACTAAAAAGTCTGGGATTGAGGAAAAGAGGCGTTGAAATTGTTTCATGTCCGACATGTTCCAGGCTTGAAGTAAATCTTATCCCGATTGTTTCAGAAATTGAAAGAAGGCTCGCAAACCTCGATTATCCATTGCACCTTGCAATAATGGGATGTGTTGTTAATGGTCCAGGAGAGGCTTCAGAGGCTGAGATAGGATTAGCATGCGGGAAAGGAGTCGGACTTATATACAGGAAAGGAGAGATACAAAAAAAAGTAAAAGAAGATGAAATGATTGATGAATTAATTAAAACAATAAATATTTATTTAAAAGAAAAAACTATCGACTTTAAAATATTATAA
- the rseP gene encoding RIP metalloprotease RseP — translation MIESILGRILSFIVVLGIMVFFHEFGHFITARLIGVRIETFSFGFGKRLFGIRRKNTDYRVSLIPLGGYVKMAGEEPNEERQGLPDEFLSRKRWERFLILIMGAVMNIILAVFFITLVNLIGVSIPAYLEKQARIGWIEEGSPAEKANLHVGDIILSIDGKEINNWKDVEIIISTNPKKSLQVKIKRNYEVMNLILNTESQTPFEMGYAGFYWELPPKIGFIVSGFPASKAGLKEGDLITKINRKPIENYYGLRKIVRANPNTELTFTVKRNMELKEIKIIPYKQDDFGMIGINPEIETSIKRYSFFSAIGNSIHENWKMAFLVFDVLRKLFSGKISIKTLSGPLEIADFSYHAVRSGFISFISFMALISLQLGIFNLIPIPGLDGGHIFILTLESIIRKDFSLKLKEIVIQIGFGFLILLMVFIIINDIVKKFPKGWETIFPW, via the coding sequence TTGATAGAATCTATATTGGGAAGAATATTATCATTCATAGTCGTTCTTGGAATAATGGTTTTCTTCCATGAATTTGGTCATTTCATAACGGCAAGATTAATTGGAGTTAGGATAGAAACATTTTCATTCGGTTTTGGAAAAAGACTCTTTGGAATAAGAAGGAAAAATACAGATTATCGAGTGAGCCTGATTCCTCTTGGTGGTTACGTAAAAATGGCAGGAGAAGAACCAAATGAAGAAAGACAGGGCCTTCCCGATGAATTCCTCTCAAGAAAGAGATGGGAAAGATTTCTAATTCTTATAATGGGTGCTGTTATGAATATAATCCTTGCAGTTTTCTTTATTACACTGGTGAACCTCATAGGTGTTTCAATTCCTGCTTATCTTGAAAAACAGGCAAGGATTGGCTGGATAGAAGAAGGCTCGCCAGCTGAAAAAGCAAATCTCCATGTAGGAGATATAATACTCAGTATCGACGGAAAAGAAATCAATAACTGGAAGGATGTTGAAATCATTATTTCAACAAACCCAAAGAAATCCCTTCAGGTAAAAATAAAAAGAAATTACGAAGTTATGAATTTAATCCTGAATACTGAATCTCAGACTCCCTTTGAAATGGGTTATGCAGGATTCTACTGGGAGCTTCCTCCTAAGATAGGATTTATTGTCTCCGGATTTCCTGCTTCAAAAGCTGGATTAAAAGAAGGAGACCTCATTACTAAAATAAATAGAAAACCCATCGAAAATTACTATGGGTTGAGAAAAATTGTGAGGGCAAACCCGAATACTGAATTAACATTTACAGTCAAAAGAAACATGGAATTGAAAGAAATAAAAATAATTCCTTATAAACAGGATGATTTTGGGATGATAGGGATAAATCCTGAAATTGAAACTTCAATAAAAAGATATTCTTTTTTCAGTGCCATAGGGAATAGCATTCATGAAAACTGGAAAATGGCATTTCTTGTGTTTGATGTATTAAGAAAGCTATTCTCAGGAAAGATATCTATAAAAACCCTGAGTGGACCCCTTGAGATTGCTGATTTTTCTTACCATGCAGTCCGTTCAGGTTTCATCTCCTTCATCTCTTTTATGGCTCTTATATCTCTTCAACTTGGAATTTTTAATCTGATTCCGATTCCAGGCCTTGATGGAGGACATATATTTATTCTTACGTTAGAGAGTATCATAAGAAAAGATTTCAGCTTAAAACTTAAAGAGATTGTTATTCAAATTGGATTTGGCTTTCTCATTCTTCTGATGGTATTTATCATTATTAATGATATTGTGAAGAAATTTCCTAAAGGATGGGAAACAATCTTTCCCTGGTAA
- a CDS encoding 1-deoxy-D-xylulose-5-phosphate reductoisomerase, translating into MKKICILGSTGSIGRSVLEVVEKYHKNFKVIGLSAGENFELLIEQIKKFSPEIVSIRKKEHANEIKKYIKNNSVKVCWGEDSAKEVASYPDCDIVVSSIVGISGLLPTYEAIKSGKTVALANKESLVTAGPILMEEAKRKNAKIIPIDSEHNAIFQLLKNTERKEIKKTIITASGGPFLHHSLDEMSNVTVEEALTHPKWKMGKKISIDSASMMNKGLEIIEARWLFDLHPDQIEVYIHPQSIIHSLVEFIDGSIIAYLSQNDMKIPIQYALFYPKRPTSMIKRVNLEDLAPFEFYKVDPKKFPCLSLSIQALKEGESMPIVLNAANEIAVNLFLQRKIKFTYIPELIEKIMNNHKKEKIENIETVLKLDRWARAKSFEIAKKSGGIN; encoded by the coding sequence ATGAAGAAAATCTGTATTCTTGGGTCTACAGGTTCCATAGGAAGAAGTGTCCTCGAAGTAGTAGAAAAATACCATAAAAACTTCAAGGTTATCGGATTGTCAGCAGGAGAAAATTTTGAACTCCTGATAGAGCAAATAAAAAAATTTTCTCCAGAAATTGTCTCGATCAGGAAAAAAGAACATGCCAATGAAATCAAAAAATACATAAAAAATAATTCGGTCAAAGTATGCTGGGGAGAAGATAGTGCAAAGGAAGTAGCTTCATATCCTGATTGCGATATAGTTGTTTCATCAATAGTAGGAATATCAGGGCTTCTTCCAACCTATGAGGCAATTAAAAGTGGTAAAACTGTAGCTCTTGCTAACAAAGAATCTCTTGTTACAGCCGGACCAATTCTCATGGAAGAAGCAAAGAGGAAGAATGCAAAAATAATTCCAATAGATTCTGAGCATAATGCAATTTTTCAGCTTTTGAAAAACACTGAAAGAAAAGAAATAAAAAAAACAATCATAACTGCTTCTGGAGGCCCATTTCTTCATCATTCTTTGGATGAAATGAGCAATGTAACAGTTGAAGAAGCCCTCACTCATCCTAAATGGAAAATGGGAAAGAAAATATCCATAGATTCAGCTTCAATGATGAACAAAGGCTTAGAAATTATCGAAGCACGCTGGCTTTTTGACCTTCATCCAGATCAGATCGAGGTGTATATTCATCCCCAGAGCATCATCCATTCTCTCGTGGAATTCATCGATGGATCAATTATAGCCTATTTAAGCCAGAACGACATGAAAATTCCCATTCAGTATGCTCTTTTTTATCCGAAAAGACCAACAAGCATGATAAAAAGAGTGAACCTTGAAGATCTGGCTCCGTTTGAATTCTACAAAGTAGACCCGAAAAAATTCCCCTGTCTTTCTCTTTCCATACAAGCACTGAAAGAAGGCGAGTCTATGCCTATTGTGTTGAATGCAGCCAATGAAATTGCTGTCAATTTGTTCCTGCAAAGAAAAATTAAATTCACGTATATTCCAGAATTAATAGAAAAAATTATGAATAACCACAAAAAAGAAAAGATTGAAAACATTGAGACTGTATTAAAATTAGATAGATGGGCAAGAGCTAAATCTTTTGAAATAGCAAAAAAATCAGGAGGAATTAATTGA